The Medicago truncatula cultivar Jemalong A17 chromosome 7, MtrunA17r5.0-ANR, whole genome shotgun sequence genome includes the window ATgcacttcatcttcttctaatTTGGTAATCCATAATAATGAAAGTGGGAGTTATCAACTacatgaagaagaaaagggaaaCAAGTTAGAGGAGAAAAGGGTTAAAGGTGGGAGAGTGAAGAAGACCACAAAAGTGCCAAGGTTtgcatttcagacaagaagtgTTGATGATATTTTGGATGATGGTTATCGTTGGAGGAAATATGGACAAAAAGCTGTCAAGAACAGCAAGTATCCCAGGTATAAAATGCATGTTTGTGTGTGAAATCATCATTTGGTTTTCTTCTATGTTGCATATATATTGCACCCTCAATTTCAAacttaacaaaattattctttcGTATGCATTAtcttgattattttttcaatgcTATAGTATATGAATATTACATTTCTAAGGAGAAGTATATATAAAAcctatattacatttttatgaatcaaatatttgcatatattttgatatttaacatatatacatatatagacaCATAATTATAGGTCAAATAAATCAATCTAACTAGAACAAAATACTAAATTTTAACTTTAGGCgtatgaattaaattaattacCCTCCAAACATTAAGAAGGgtacattttttttgacaaaagaggGGTACACTTTGTTAAAGCGAAATATCGTGACCTTGTGGATTATACATCGTAACCATTGCAATTgcaatattatttgaaaattggaaagaaaaataaaaatttgagggGATCTATTggtattttaaaagaaaagtaaacaTCCAATTTCTTctctaaaatttaataaaatctgTCTATTattaaaagaagagaaaatgtCCAATTTCTTCTCTAAAATTGTAGGACTAGTCATCATAGTTTCCAAAATTATCAATGTTTCAAAATAGTTTCTAGAATTGCAAAATGTTGGTTCATATTAAATTTCACTTTATAGTTTCAAATGTATCTCTGTCCATTGTCACTATAATATTTACAAATATAAATGAAGGGTCGATTTTGATGAATGTCTTGCAATTGCAAGAATCATCTTAAAATATTGTTAACGTAGACGATTGAAATAATGATAATACTACACTCATTAAAACAAGGAGCATGTTAATTCGTGTCCTAAACATaagttaagaagttaaaaatgaaattactcCTAAATGACAAGTTTTATATTCaaaagataatttttaaaacttttaagaTATTGAATGGACagttttcaagattttttttatatatatggtttCTTAATTAACTTATGTCTTTAGGGCACAAGataacatttctcttaaaataataacaataataattataataaacttttctgattttattcttttaagtCCCTGAAAAAAATTTATACTTTAATAAACGTTCTATTTGTTTGacaataagctagcttataagctcgtatAGAAGACTAATTTGGTAACCGTCATTTTcggtaaattaattttattaaacactacaaattcaataactaaCTTATCtgccatcaaatagttcatcaGCTATCTTTTATAAACTATAGCTTATAAGTTATCTGCTATACTTTTTAAACTAAGGCTTAATACTTCTTAGTTGTTATGCTCTCAATTATAAGCATACAAAAACAAACATCAAAACCAATGAAGTTAATTATTgtaacaaattttgaatatttttttttaaatatactttGATTAGAAATTGTGAGATATTAAATACATTTACCAGTtattaaaaagacaaataatttatataaaggTGAAAAAGTCATTTAAATAGTAAATGCATCGtaaaagttgtaattttttttggttataaatgaataaaaaaataggaaaagtATTTGTTACCTTTATTGAGGAGTTTAATTAGTATATTCTATCgatgtacaattattttacacatgcattcGGTGATGTTGTGTCACGTCAATTAACGAATATAATATGTCATATGTTTTCATATTAATCAATTAACGTGACACTATATCATTAGATGCACGTGGAAAATcactacaacaaaaaaaattcactaaaaaaaaagatgtatttGGAAAATAATAGTACACCGACAAagtaatgaaattttttattgagtAGTGATACTCTCTATCTCTCTTAATTTCGCtttcttgataattttataaattttaatagagagagagagagagtgaaaataAGAGAGTGAATTAGAGAATAGCAAATGAGAGATCGAAGCTCATGATCAATATCTCttttaggttttgtttttgtatcaTGTGATATCCCTTTTTCAGTCTTCGATGTTGTGGTTAGCTTCTTCTACTTTACTTGTTGTTGACTTCCTCTCTTTGGTGTATTGGGATCACTAAATGATTTGTTTTCTTGATTCATAAATTTGCATTGGTAAATTATAAAGAAGCTACTATCGATGCACACATCACACATGCAACGTGAAGAAACAAGTGCAAAGGCTATCAAAAGATACTAGCATTGTGGTGACTACTTATGAGGGAATTCACAACCACCCATGCGAGAAGCTGATGGAAACTCTAACTCCTCTTCTAAAGCAAATACAGTTTCTTGCTAGTTTGTAATTGtgaaattgtttttcttttatatacaAAAAGCTACCTACATGTATGCACGTACATATCAAGTATTAACTTTATTTATCTTTGGCTTTCTAATGGTTGATGTTGTAATTGTAATCTCTAAGTACACTTAATATACTTGCTAAAGTGCTTAATTTGTACTATATTGAATCAAAATATCGATCAATGCCTATATATAATCATATGTATgtctaattaattaataaaataatagagtaaatagtcaattatccatctgaaattgtaagtttcgtcaattactctcctgaaattaacaaaacttcaattaccctctgaaattgcataacattaatcaattgacgttttgcaaatGCCCCcgaacttaaaattttatatattttttttcttatacttgactcaaaagatattaaatgcAAACAAGGAAGCTTGAGAAATGCATTTAGGATTCAAGGAAGAGTTTAAAGAGTTACTTGGTGAATGGTACTATGGTAAAGGAGGATTACCAAAAGTGCTTATTGAAATGAAATACATTGGTGGAGTTGAGGAAATTCAGAAACTTCATGATGACAAGAAACTTGAGAAATTACTTGATTGTTGTGAAAGGATTAATGACATTGAAGGAGGTGATGGTGGATGTGAGGCTTGTGGTGATATAAAGTTTGTTCCTTGTGAAACATGTTATGGAAGTTGTAAAATCTACTATGAAGGTgattatgaagaagatgataattGTGAGGTTTGTGGGTGAGTGTGGATTTCAAAGGTGTTCTCATTGCAATGAAAATGGCCTAATAAGATGTTTCATGTGTTGTTTCTAGttccatatttcattttgacaTTTGACAATGAAAATGGCCTaatttaattgttaattgtttgtctttaatatcttttgagtcaatgataagaaaaaaatatataaatttttaagtttggaggacattttgcacataagtgcaaaacttcaggggggtatttgcaaaacatcatgttggctaacagaagaatttgacggagagggtaaattgattaatgttgtgcAATTTTagagggtaattgaagttttgttaatttcaggagagtaattgacgaaacttacaatttcaaaagGCCAATTGCTTATTTACTCTAAAATAGAATATATGCACATTTAATTTGATATGTACATGGAGTGATGGAGTATCATGTTTTTCTTTCCATCTACAGAATTTCTTTGATCAGCTGATTGTGTAAGGTTTGCTTCTATATACATGGAGTGATCGAGTCATACTCAAAAGTCCGGTCATGTGCATGAGGGGGTTAAGAGTCTATCACTTGATGAGGTTAGGGGTCTGAATCTGTGTTTTATAAGTGAGACATTCTTAATTGAGTAAAAAAACTTGCAAAATAGGAATTAATATTTCATCaagtaaaaaaactaaaatcatatGATAATATGATAATAACTCCAAATTATATACGATTCGGCTTCATATGCATGATTGAAACTATCAACCTACTAACTTACAGAACTAAAAAATCACATTGGTGAGATGATATTCCTTGGCGCGATGAATGGAATGCCATAGACTATAGTTTCGGCTTCACACACACAACTCGTGCTTTGCCCATCATTTCGCATACAAATACCTAGTATCATAAAATTGTTATGATCATAAAAGGTTGTATCCATACTAAGCTTAGTGATTTGTTGTGCAATTCTTATGGATGATGATTCGTGAGAAAAACGCTCTAATAAAATTTACTCACTTCCaactaaattttcaaaaatgctcATGACGTGAGTAAAATCACGCATGTGATAAActcaacgtgacttaagtctcGTTGAAAATTCACATTGAActtcagcgtgagttaacttacctTTGTTTTCTCTTATACATGTGCTACACTTATGCCATAGGGAAACGGTGCCAAATATTCAAACAGATGTGCTGGCAACAATAGCTTGCTGAATTATGAAATTATATTACATGTGTCATGTGTGTGCATCACAATAATAACCCAAACATTTATGTCGGCAGGCctcttaattattttgataCTGCAACTTCGGCATGGAACAATATCAAACTCAAAGCATGCTTTTCTCGTGCTAATTGCGTTAGTGTCTCTTCCCTCCAACATTAATTGTATGCATTTCGTAAAAAATCCATCTCCATGATTCTGTGAACGATTACTTTACTTCTATCAAAAGTCTCTTTGGGAAGAATTGGAGATTTTTCACCCGATTCCACATTGCACACACTCGTTTTTGTTATCTAAAGTCGTAAGAGTTTAGGAATTAATTTGAGAGTTTGACAATTTTAATTGACTTTTACATAGGAATGATAGTGTTGTAAATTCGGACTCAAAATCATACCAATATAAACTATGATGaacaaaggaaagtagtaaccaatttcaaagtaaacacaagcaacaacaataataacaacacctagatctaatctagtaatcaaagtgaaaagcacaaAACCACAAGCAGAAAAACACA containing:
- the LOC11406069 gene encoding probable WRKY transcription factor 75, which translates into the protein MESQDPPNLTPPLMNIPSPQTQNNNTSLPFFFTPSLQNYPLESQDQGLGGIEWGNFFLGQNNNNLLVGDAKETLKVDNIQQCTSSSSNLVIHNNESGSYQLHEEEKGNKLEEKRVKGGRVKKTTKVPRFAFQTRSVDDILDDGYRWRKYGQKAVKNSKYPRSYYRCTHHTCNVKKQVQRLSKDTSIVVTTYEGIHNHPCEKLMETLTPLLKQIQFLASL